A region from the Nostoc sp. HK-01 genome encodes:
- a CDS encoding N-6 DNA methylase: protein MYVEGSYPTLTLPVCIGEGIKLLSFPPWKGGIKGGNLTCINAINLYVMPATSDIVQKLWNLCNVLRDDGVTYLQYVTELTYLLFLKMAQETGAEKQLPEGYRWVDLVSKDGVEQLTFYRSLLLMLGSEDSSQRVQAIFANAQTSLKQPRILNKLVTSIDELDWFSEHRDEFGDLYEGLLQKNADEKKSGAGQYFTPRPLIDCMVALIKPQPGELIQDPAAGTGGFLIAGDRYIRQHHDPFEWTEAQQSFQQHQAFYGMELVQDAHRLLLMNMMLHGIEGAVDLGDTLSPAGQRLAKADVILTNPPFGTKKGGGLPSRDDFTFPTSNKQLAFLQHIYRSLKPGGRAAVVLPDNVLFEDGQGRAIRADLMNKCNLHTILRLPTGIFYAQGVKTNVLFFQRGTTEKGNTKAVWFYDMRTNMPSFGKRYPLTREHFAEFEQCYGDDPNGNSPRVDLGEDGRFRCFTREYIEKRNENLDISWLRDESLQSGDNLPEPEVIAAEIMEKLRIATKEMEALMILLEGEEAAEAVSSSVGMPTLE from the coding sequence TTGTATGTTGAGGGAAGTTACCCCACCCTAACCCTCCCCGTATGTATTGGGGAGGGAATTAAATTACTCAGTTTCCCCCCTTGGAAAGGGGGGATTAAGGGGGGTAATTTGACTTGTATAAACGCCATAAATTTATATGTTATGCCAGCTACCTCCGATATTGTTCAAAAACTATGGAACCTGTGTAACGTCCTGCGAGACGATGGCGTTACTTATTTACAATACGTTACCGAATTAACCTATCTACTGTTCTTGAAGATGGCACAGGAGACGGGAGCCGAAAAGCAATTACCAGAGGGTTATCGCTGGGTTGATTTGGTGAGTAAGGATGGAGTTGAACAGCTAACATTTTACAGGTCGCTGTTACTCATGTTGGGTTCTGAGGATTCTTCGCAGCGAGTACAGGCGATTTTTGCTAATGCTCAAACTTCTCTCAAACAACCACGTATCCTCAACAAGCTTGTTACCAGTATTGACGAACTTGACTGGTTTTCCGAGCATCGAGATGAGTTTGGCGATTTGTATGAAGGGTTACTCCAGAAAAATGCCGATGAGAAAAAATCTGGTGCGGGACAGTATTTTACCCCTAGACCATTGATTGATTGCATGGTTGCCCTCATTAAGCCACAACCAGGAGAATTGATTCAAGACCCTGCTGCGGGTACGGGGGGTTTTTTGATTGCAGGCGATCGCTATATTCGTCAACACCATGACCCTTTTGAATGGACTGAAGCCCAGCAATCCTTTCAGCAGCATCAGGCGTTTTATGGCATGGAGTTGGTGCAGGATGCTCACCGCTTGCTGTTGATGAATATGATGTTACACGGAATCGAGGGGGCAGTTGATTTAGGTGATACCCTTTCTCCAGCAGGACAGCGATTAGCCAAAGCCGATGTCATTCTCACTAATCCGCCTTTCGGCACGAAAAAGGGGGGTGGTTTACCTTCCAGAGATGATTTCACTTTTCCCACCTCAAACAAGCAATTGGCGTTTTTACAGCACATATACAGGTCACTCAAGCCAGGGGGACGGGCTGCTGTGGTTTTACCCGATAACGTACTGTTTGAGGATGGACAAGGACGAGCGATTCGGGCTGATTTGATGAATAAGTGCAATTTGCATACAATCCTACGGTTGCCAACTGGGATATTTTATGCCCAGGGTGTTAAAACGAATGTTTTATTTTTCCAACGTGGCACAACCGAGAAAGGCAACACCAAAGCAGTTTGGTTCTATGATATGCGAACTAATATGCCCAGTTTTGGTAAGCGTTATCCTTTAACTCGTGAGCATTTCGCCGAATTTGAGCAATGCTATGGCGATGACCCCAATGGCAATAGTCCCCGTGTAGATTTGGGTGAGGATGGGCGTTTTCGCTGCTTTACGCGGGAATATATTGAAAAACGTAATGAAAATCTTGATATTTCTTGGTTACGGGATGAAAGTTTGCAATCAGGCGATAATTTACCTGAGCCAGAGGTGATTGCTGCTGAGATTATGGAGAAATTGCGAATAGCAACCAAGGAGATGGAAGCCTTGATGATATTGCTGGAAGGGGAAGAAGCAGCAGAGGCTGTTAGTTCTTCTGTGGGGATGCCAACTTTAGAATAG
- the vapC_2 gene encoding virulence-associated protein VapC: MIYLIDSNVCARYLNGKSPAIREHLRATNIEDIAVCSVVKGELFYGAMKSNNSEITLARQQEFLEMFISLPFDDDAAMIYGIIRARLSVMGTPIGPNDLQIAAIAISNNLILVTHNVREFSRVNGLQIEDWEQES, translated from the coding sequence GTGATTTATTTGATAGATAGTAATGTTTGCGCTCGTTATCTTAATGGTAAGTCACCAGCAATCAGAGAACATTTACGAGCAACAAATATTGAAGATATTGCGGTATGTTCTGTAGTTAAGGGTGAGTTATTTTATGGTGCAATGAAAAGTAACAATTCGGAAATAACCCTTGCTAGACAGCAAGAGTTTCTGGAAATGTTTATTTCGTTGCCATTTGATGATGATGCAGCCATGATTTACGGAATAATTCGTGCAAGATTGTCAGTTATGGGGACTCCTATTGGCCCAAATGATTTACAAATTGCTGCTATTGCAATATCAAATAATTTAATTTTAGTCACGCATAATGTACGGGAGTTTAGTAGAGTGAATGGGTTACAGATTGAAGATTGGGAGCAAGAAAGTTGA
- a CDS encoding acriflavin resistance protein: MSFNISAWSIKKPVPTIVLFLILTVVGWLSFISLGIDTNPNIDVPAVSVTVTQPGAGPAELESQVTKKIEDAVAGLGNIDNMISTVSDGKSATTINFILGTNSDRATNDVRNAIAQIRQNLPQDVNDPIVQRLEFAGGPIIFYAVKSDQRSVEELSNIVDQTISRALLAVKGVAQVKRIGGVDREIRINLDPGRLQSLGITATQVNDQIRALNINLPGGRAEVGGSEQTIRTLGSAASVNLLQTYEILLPSGGSVPLSSLGTVEDKYADVRQTARLDNQPVVAFQVLRSTGSVVVSVEQGVKATVAELQKTLPPDVKVDLIFTRADIIRQSYQSTIDELIQASVLAVIVILIFLRDWRATLITAVALPLSMIPTFAVQQALGYTLNNMTLLALALAVGNLVDDAVVEIENMERHIAMGKSPWEAAFDSSDEVGLAVMASSATIIAVFLPVAFMGGVPGQFFQPFGMTVAVSTIFSTMVARMITPMMGAYLLKEKAHTQPSATHAKHRLSQIFYRQTTNQPTKNQFQPYKSLLQTALRHRLTTIAIAIAFFIASLMLVPLIPKGFVDDSDVGISNVTIEVPPGSTLADVNKVVTQTTDIIKQNPIVEKVLATEEINSATLSIQLKPKEERHISQKQFEEQIRPLFQEIPGARISFQSQGPGDSRKGLSIVLRSENPQALNQAADNLEKQMRNLPGLVEVSSTASLVKPEILVMPNPQRAADLGVTVQAIARTASLATIGDNDANLAKFNLSDRQIPIRVQIDPTARADINTIKNLQIPSQNGSLIPLVAVADIRFGSGPATINRYDRARQVAVEANLQGISLGEAVKAVSQLPAMQNLPPGVVQQPSGSAKIMQEIFGRFGGALALAVMCIYAILVLLYNNFLHPLSIMAALPFCLGGALVALMVAQKPLGIYALIGIVLLLGIVTKNSILLVDYTIINMQEGKKQRQALIEAGVSRLRPIMMTSLATIAGTLPLALGIGAGSEVRQPMGIAIMGGFTTSTLLTLVVVPVIFSYIDNFQTWFLNTLRYGFGKKPPVEEREVRGVRSPNNTSVSEIQN; this comes from the coding sequence ATGTCTTTTAATATCTCGGCTTGGTCAATCAAAAAACCAGTTCCCACCATAGTTTTATTTTTAATTTTGACAGTTGTTGGTTGGTTATCTTTCATATCTTTGGGAATTGACACCAACCCTAACATTGATGTGCCGGCGGTTTCGGTGACTGTTACGCAACCGGGTGCAGGGCCAGCAGAACTGGAATCGCAAGTGACGAAAAAAATTGAAGATGCTGTCGCTGGGTTGGGCAACATCGATAATATGATTTCTACGGTGAGTGATGGCAAATCTGCCACCACGATAAATTTTATTTTAGGCACAAATAGCGATCGCGCCACCAATGATGTGAGAAATGCGATCGCTCAAATCCGCCAAAATCTTCCCCAAGATGTCAACGACCCGATTGTCCAACGTTTAGAATTCGCTGGCGGGCCAATTATTTTTTATGCCGTCAAATCAGATCAGCGTTCTGTAGAAGAACTCAGCAACATCGTCGACCAAACTATTAGCCGCGCTTTATTAGCGGTTAAAGGTGTGGCACAAGTTAAACGCATCGGTGGCGTTGACCGCGAAATCCGCATTAACCTTGACCCTGGCCGCTTACAATCTTTAGGCATCACCGCCACCCAGGTCAACGATCAAATTCGGGCTTTAAATATCAATTTACCCGGTGGACGCGCCGAAGTTGGCGGTAGCGAACAAACAATTCGTACCCTTGGTAGTGCAGCTAGTGTTAATTTGCTGCAAACTTATGAAATTCTCCTGCCTAGTGGGGGTTCCGTACCTTTATCTAGTTTGGGGACTGTGGAAGATAAATATGCGGATGTGCGACAAACTGCCCGTTTAGATAACCAACCTGTAGTGGCTTTTCAAGTATTGCGGAGTACTGGCAGTGTGGTTGTGAGTGTAGAACAAGGGGTGAAAGCCACAGTCGCCGAACTGCAAAAAACTTTGCCCCCAGATGTCAAGGTAGATTTAATTTTTACCAGAGCCGATATTATTCGCCAGTCTTATCAAAGCACCATTGATGAGTTGATTCAAGCCTCGGTGTTGGCAGTGATTGTGATTTTAATCTTTTTGCGGGACTGGCGAGCTACTTTAATTACTGCCGTTGCCCTACCTTTATCGATGATTCCGACTTTTGCAGTGCAGCAAGCGTTGGGATATACCCTCAATAATATGACTTTGTTGGCTTTGGCTTTGGCTGTAGGCAATTTAGTAGATGATGCCGTGGTCGAAATTGAAAATATGGAACGGCATATAGCGATGGGGAAATCGCCTTGGGAAGCAGCTTTTGACTCTTCTGATGAAGTGGGATTAGCTGTGATGGCAAGTTCGGCAACGATTATTGCAGTATTTCTGCCTGTGGCGTTTATGGGTGGTGTTCCTGGACAGTTTTTCCAACCCTTTGGTATGACTGTTGCCGTGTCGACAATTTTTTCCACAATGGTAGCGCGGATGATTACGCCGATGATGGGGGCGTATCTATTAAAAGAGAAGGCGCATACCCAACCTAGTGCCACCCACGCCAAACACAGATTAAGTCAAATCTTTTATCGTCAAACCACAAATCAACCAACAAAAAATCAGTTTCAGCCTTATAAATCTTTATTACAAACGGCATTACGCCATAGATTAACTACAATTGCGATCGCTATTGCGTTTTTCATCGCTAGTCTGATGTTAGTTCCCTTGATTCCCAAGGGTTTTGTCGATGATAGTGATGTGGGGATTTCTAACGTGACGATTGAAGTTCCCCCTGGTTCTACTTTGGCTGATGTGAATAAAGTAGTCACCCAAACAACAGATATTATTAAACAAAATCCAATTGTAGAAAAGGTTTTAGCCACAGAAGAAATCAATTCAGCTACCTTGTCAATTCAGCTAAAGCCCAAGGAAGAACGCCATATTTCGCAAAAACAGTTTGAAGAACAAATCCGCCCATTATTTCAAGAAATACCAGGGGCGAGAATTAGTTTTCAAAGTCAAGGGCCGGGAGATAGTCGCAAAGGTTTATCGATTGTGCTGCGGAGTGAAAACCCCCAAGCCTTAAATCAAGCTGCGGATAACTTAGAAAAACAAATGCGTAACTTACCTGGATTAGTGGAAGTATCTTCGACTGCCAGTTTAGTTAAACCAGAAATTTTAGTTATGCCTAATCCCCAACGCGCCGCCGATTTGGGTGTAACAGTGCAAGCGATCGCCAGAACTGCATCTTTAGCTACTATTGGTGATAATGATGCCAACTTAGCTAAGTTTAACTTGAGCGATCGGCAAATCCCTATCCGGGTGCAAATCGACCCCACAGCCCGCGCAGACATCAACACGATTAAAAATCTCCAAATCCCTAGCCAAAACGGTAGTTTAATTCCTCTCGTCGCTGTGGCAGATATCCGCTTTGGTAGTGGCCCCGCCACCATCAACCGCTATGACCGCGCCCGTCAAGTGGCTGTAGAAGCTAACTTACAAGGTATTTCTTTAGGAGAAGCCGTCAAAGCAGTTAGTCAATTACCTGCAATGCAAAACCTGCCACCAGGAGTTGTCCAGCAACCTTCTGGTAGTGCCAAAATTATGCAAGAAATTTTTGGTCGCTTCGGCGGTGCATTAGCCCTTGCGGTGATGTGCATCTATGCAATTTTGGTGCTGCTATATAACAACTTCCTGCATCCTTTATCAATTATGGCTGCATTACCATTTTGTTTAGGCGGTGCATTAGTAGCATTAATGGTTGCTCAAAAACCCTTGGGAATTTACGCCTTGATTGGTATCGTTTTACTTTTAGGAATTGTTACCAAAAACTCGATTCTTTTAGTAGATTACACAATCATCAATATGCAGGAAGGCAAGAAGCAACGCCAAGCCTTGATAGAAGCTGGAGTTTCTCGCTTGCGTCCTATTATGATGACTTCCTTAGCCACAATTGCTGGGACGCTTCCGTTAGCATTGGGTATTGGTGCAGGTTCAGAAGTGCGCCAACCAATGGGCATTGCTATTATGGGGGGTTTTACAACTTCTACGTTGCTGACTTTGGTAGTAGTGCCAGTGATATTTAGCTATATTGACAACTTCCAGACTTGGTTTTTAAACACACTGCGTTACGGTTTTGGCAAAAAACCACCTGTGGAAGAAAGAGAAGTTAGGGGTGTGCGATCGCCAAACAACACATCTGTCTCGGAAATCCAAAACTAA
- a CDS encoding type III restriction enzyme res subunit encodes MPESLNFSFLAAHDQQLVRLGALAERYFVDDPNTCLIKLRQFGELLAQLAAANIGLYEVADERQIDLLNRLRDRGLIKGEVDRLFHELRKIGNQATHELSGNHRTALSGLKYARALGIWFHRAFGGGRNFDPGAFIPPPDPKIETETLKAELARLRAEAQQHLATAETEAQRRTTAEDLAREAQAKVQEVLQHLAQIQAQAQNQSQQTIQQTITQAQAAESGVLLDERETRRLIDIQLRAAGWEADSEELTYQNGVRPQKGRNLAIAEYPTANGRADYALFCGLQIVAVVEAKRQSKDVSEGALNQAKRYSEGFQIAGEILCGGSWQNYKVPFVFATNGRPYLQQLQTKSGIWFCDLRRPTNLRVCLPTWHSPQGLLDALAQDIDQANTRLTQEGFNYGLELRDYQIRAIQAVESALAREQRILLLAMATGTGKTKTCIALVYRLLKTKRFRRILFLVDRTALGEQTDNAFKDSRMENLQSFADIFEIKGLKDTEPDRDTKIHIATVQGMVKRVLYPSDTASVITPDQYDCIVVDECHRGYLLDRELSDRELEFRDFNDYVSKYRRVLEHFDAVKIGLTATPALHTTQIFGEPVYTYSYREAVIDGWLIDHEEPIPIKTKLSEKGIVWKAGEQMEYFNPQTGQIDLVHAPDEVRIEIEQFNRKVITEDFNRVVCEALAQHIDPSLPEKTLIFCATDGHADIVVKGLKQTFQARYGSVEDDAIVKITGNADKPLELIRKFRNEVNPKVAVTVDLLTTGIDIPAICNLVFIRRVNSRILYEQMLGRATRLCNEINKEVFRIFDAVRLYEAIAPVSSMKPVVVNPNISFTQLVEELETVKNPDALEIVISQLLAKIQRQRRHLSLNSQEQLEAIAGMPLPNMVSHLKKSTHQQVKEWWEQRKALAQILDRRDGGTAPILISRHTDELVAIERGYGNAERPEDYLESFRAFLLENMNKIPALVVVTQRPRELTRGQLKELRIRLDTAGYTETNLKTAWREMTNEDIAASIIGFIRQATLGDALIPYAERVDRAMKKILASQPWTSPQRQWLERIGKQLKAETIVDRGALDKGEFKNQGGGFERLNKVFGGDLEHIVSQIHESIWNYPTLTLPFPRGGN; translated from the coding sequence ATGCCGGAATCGTTAAACTTCTCATTTCTTGCAGCTCATGATCAACAACTTGTGCGCTTGGGTGCTTTAGCAGAGCGATATTTTGTTGATGACCCTAATACTTGTTTAATTAAGTTGCGGCAGTTTGGTGAATTGCTGGCGCAATTAGCAGCAGCTAATATTGGACTTTATGAGGTGGCAGATGAACGGCAGATTGATTTACTCAATCGGTTGCGCGATCGCGGTTTAATTAAAGGTGAAGTGGATCGTCTGTTTCATGAGTTGCGAAAAATTGGTAATCAGGCGACTCATGAGCTTTCTGGCAATCACCGCACAGCATTAAGTGGGCTGAAATATGCTCGTGCGTTAGGAATTTGGTTTCATCGCGCTTTTGGTGGAGGTCGCAATTTTGATCCAGGTGCGTTTATTCCTCCACCTGACCCAAAAATAGAAACAGAGACACTCAAAGCAGAATTAGCACGCTTACGAGCAGAAGCGCAACAACATTTAGCAACTGCGGAAACTGAAGCACAACGACGCACCACTGCTGAAGATTTAGCACGGGAAGCCCAAGCCAAAGTGCAGGAGGTATTACAACATTTAGCCCAAATTCAAGCCCAAGCTCAAAACCAGTCCCAGCAAACAATTCAGCAGACAATCACTCAAGCCCAAGCTGCTGAAAGTGGAGTGCTGCTGGATGAGAGAGAGACAAGGCGACTGATTGATATTCAATTACGTGCAGCTGGATGGGAAGCAGATTCAGAAGAATTGACTTATCAAAATGGTGTTCGTCCTCAGAAAGGCAGAAATTTAGCGATCGCAGAATATCCCACCGCTAATGGACGCGCTGACTATGCCTTATTCTGTGGTTTGCAGATTGTCGCAGTAGTGGAAGCCAAGCGTCAGAGTAAAGATGTCTCAGAAGGGGCATTAAATCAAGCCAAACGCTACAGTGAAGGTTTTCAAATTGCAGGAGAAATTCTTTGTGGTGGTTCTTGGCAAAACTACAAAGTGCCGTTTGTATTTGCCACTAACGGTAGACCATACTTGCAGCAACTTCAGACCAAGAGTGGCATTTGGTTTTGTGATTTGCGCCGTCCAACTAATTTGCGGGTATGCCTTCCTACATGGCACAGTCCCCAAGGGTTATTAGATGCCTTAGCTCAAGATATTGACCAGGCCAATACTCGTTTAACTCAGGAAGGCTTTAACTATGGGTTAGAGTTGCGTGATTATCAAATTCGTGCCATCCAAGCTGTAGAGTCTGCCTTAGCTAGGGAACAACGGATATTACTGTTAGCAATGGCAACAGGTACAGGCAAAACTAAAACTTGTATTGCTTTGGTGTATCGCTTACTTAAAACCAAGCGATTTCGGCGCATTTTATTTCTGGTCGATCGCACTGCACTGGGAGAACAAACTGACAATGCCTTTAAAGATTCTCGGATGGAGAACCTGCAAAGCTTTGCTGATATCTTCGAGATTAAAGGTTTAAAAGACACAGAACCAGACAGGGATACCAAAATCCATATTGCCACGGTGCAAGGTATGGTTAAACGAGTTCTTTACCCCTCGGATACTGCATCTGTTATTACCCCAGACCAGTATGATTGCATTGTGGTGGATGAGTGTCACCGAGGCTATTTACTAGATCGAGAATTAAGCGATCGCGAATTAGAGTTTCGGGATTTTAATGATTATGTATCAAAATATCGTCGAGTATTAGAGCATTTTGACGCTGTAAAAATTGGTTTAACTGCAACTCCCGCACTGCACACCACACAAATTTTTGGTGAACCTGTTTACACCTACAGTTATCGAGAAGCGGTGATCGATGGTTGGTTAATTGACCATGAAGAGCCAATTCCTATCAAAACCAAATTATCAGAAAAAGGGATAGTTTGGAAAGCTGGTGAGCAGATGGAGTATTTTAATCCCCAAACTGGACAAATAGATTTAGTTCATGCACCGGATGAGGTGAGAATTGAAATTGAACAGTTTAACCGCAAAGTAATTACTGAAGATTTTAACCGAGTTGTCTGTGAAGCCTTAGCCCAGCACATTGACCCATCGCTGCCAGAAAAAACTTTAATTTTCTGTGCTACCGATGGTCATGCAGATATTGTTGTTAAGGGGCTTAAACAAACGTTTCAGGCTAGATATGGCAGCGTAGAGGATGATGCAATTGTCAAAATTACAGGCAATGCAGATAAGCCATTAGAGTTGATTCGCAAGTTCCGCAATGAAGTTAATCCGAAAGTAGCTGTTACTGTAGACTTACTCACTACAGGAATTGATATTCCGGCGATTTGTAATTTGGTGTTTATTCGTCGCGTCAATTCCCGCATTCTCTACGAGCAGATGTTGGGAAGGGCAACCCGTCTTTGTAATGAAATTAACAAAGAAGTGTTTCGGATTTTCGACGCGGTGCGATTATATGAAGCGATCGCTCCTGTCTCCAGTATGAAACCTGTGGTGGTTAACCCCAATATTTCCTTTACTCAATTAGTGGAGGAGTTGGAAACAGTCAAAAATCCTGATGCTTTAGAAATAGTCATTAGCCAACTACTGGCGAAAATTCAGCGCCAACGCAGGCATTTAAGCCTTAACAGTCAGGAACAGTTAGAAGCGATCGCTGGAATGCCATTACCAAATATGGTTTCCCATCTTAAGAAAAGTACACACCAGCAGGTAAAGGAATGGTGGGAACAAAGAAAAGCGTTAGCTCAAATTCTGGATCGTCGAGATGGTGGAACTGCTCCAATCTTGATTTCCCGCCATACTGATGAGTTAGTCGCTATTGAACGGGGTTACGGCAATGCTGAACGTCCAGAAGATTATTTAGAGAGTTTTCGCGCTTTCTTGCTGGAGAACATGAACAAAATTCCTGCCTTGGTGGTTGTTACACAGCGTCCCCGTGAGTTGACTAGAGGGCAACTCAAAGAACTGCGAATACGACTAGATACCGCAGGATATACAGAGACTAACCTAAAAACTGCATGGCGAGAAATGACCAATGAGGATATTGCTGCTTCCATCATTGGCTTTATCCGTCAGGCTACTTTGGGTGATGCTTTAATTCCCTATGCAGAAAGAGTGGATCGAGCTATGAAGAAAATTCTGGCAAGTCAACCTTGGACTTCTCCGCAACGCCAATGGTTAGAACGGATTGGTAAACAGCTGAAAGCGGAAACAATCGTTGATCGGGGAGCGTTGGATAAAGGGGAATTTAAAAACCAAGGTGGCGGATTTGAAAGGCTTAATAAGGTTTTTGGCGGAGATTTAGAGCATATTGTGAGCCAGATTCATGAAAGCATTTGGAATTACCCCACCCTAACCCTCCCCTTTCCAAGGGGAGGGAATTAG
- a CDS encoding restriction modification system DNA specificity subunit, translated as MSEELRELPEGWELTTLGKLGEWSSGGTPSRRNTEYYGGLIPWVKTGDLPDDFIKNIKETITQEGLVNSSAKLFPHGSLVVAMYGATIGKLGILDKPAATNQACAVLISRGITTALIPYLFYYLLSSREDLRMIGQGGAQPNISQAIIKEYSCPLPPLNEQKRIVAKIEELNDRTQKTKESLESIPQLCDRFRQSVLAAAFRGDLTADWREQNPDVEPASVLLERIRRDRRQRWEESELIKMQAKGKLPKDENWKDKYQEPKEIHTSHLPELPNKWSWVRAEEVCDFITKGTTPSSNEMFEQAGDVPFIKVYNLTFDGKLDFSVNPTFIDKVTHDSKLARSKVFPGDVLMNIVGPPLGKVSIVPDNQPEWNINQAIVVYRPIKGIYNRFLCYYLLSSECLFFATSMAKATAGQFNLTLEICRDLPLPIPPILEQEKIVAQIDNLFNAADIINQQVEKIKFKQEKLNQSILAKAFRGELVPQDPDDEPASVLLERIRAERDKLNNSKPKSQRQSKRKTVQGQGTIPGL; from the coding sequence ATGAGTGAGGAATTAAGAGAATTGCCTGAAGGTTGGGAATTAACAACACTCGGCAAATTAGGTGAATGGTCAAGTGGTGGAACACCTTCAAGAAGAAATACTGAATATTACGGTGGGTTAATTCCTTGGGTCAAGACAGGAGATTTACCTGATGACTTCATTAAAAATATTAAGGAAACAATAACTCAAGAGGGGTTAGTTAATAGTTCAGCAAAACTTTTTCCACATGGTAGTTTAGTTGTAGCAATGTATGGAGCAACTATTGGGAAACTTGGAATTTTGGATAAACCTGCTGCAACAAATCAAGCCTGTGCTGTTTTAATATCCAGAGGTATTACAACTGCTCTCATTCCATATCTTTTTTATTACTTGTTAAGTAGTCGAGAAGACTTAAGAATGATTGGCCAAGGGGGAGCGCAACCAAACATTAGCCAAGCCATTATCAAAGAATATTCTTGTCCTCTTCCACCCCTCAACGAACAAAAGCGAATTGTTGCCAAAATTGAGGAGTTAAACGATCGCACCCAAAAAACCAAGGAATCACTCGAGAGTATACCTCAATTGTGCGATCGCTTCCGTCAATCCGTCCTTGCTGCTGCCTTCCGAGGCGATTTAACAGCAGATTGGCGCGAACAAAACCCAGACGTTGAACCTGCTTCAGTTTTGCTGGAGAGAATTAGGCGCGATCGTCGTCAACGATGGGAAGAATCCGAATTGATAAAGATGCAAGCTAAAGGCAAATTACCTAAAGATGAGAATTGGAAAGATAAGTATCAAGAACCAAAGGAAATTCACACTTCACATCTTCCAGAACTTCCTAATAAATGGTCTTGGGTAAGGGCTGAAGAGGTTTGTGACTTTATTACAAAAGGAACTACTCCATCTTCAAATGAAATGTTTGAACAAGCTGGGGATGTCCCGTTTATCAAAGTCTATAACTTAACTTTTGATGGGAAGCTTGATTTCTCAGTAAATCCAACTTTCATTGATAAAGTAACTCATGATAGTAAGCTAGCTCGTTCAAAAGTTTTTCCTGGAGATGTTCTAATGAATATTGTTGGCCCACCTCTTGGGAAAGTATCCATAGTACCAGATAACCAGCCAGAGTGGAATATTAATCAAGCAATTGTAGTTTATCGACCAATAAAAGGAATTTACAATCGCTTCCTCTGTTACTACCTTCTTTCAAGTGAATGTTTATTTTTCGCAACTAGCATGGCTAAAGCAACTGCTGGACAATTCAATCTAACGTTAGAGATTTGTCGAGACTTACCTTTGCCAATTCCTCCAATTTTGGAACAGGAAAAGATTGTTGCTCAAATCGATAATCTTTTTAATGCCGCAGATATTATTAATCAGCAAGTTGAAAAGATTAAATTTAAACAAGAGAAACTCAACCAATCCATTCTCGCCAAAGCCTTCCGGGGTGAACTCGTTCCCCAAGACCCAGACGATGAACCTGCATCAGTATTACTAGAACGAATCCGAGCCGAACGAGACAAATTAAATAACAGCAAACCAAAAAGCCAACGCCAAAGCAAGCGCAAGACAGTCCAAGGTCAAGGAACTATACCAGGACTATAA